AGGAAAGGCGGGCGCCGGAATGGCGCGGGGACTCGAAGGAGCTTTGGGTGCACAGATCCTGGCGGAAAAACAGGTTTCAGGTTGGATCAACGTACCCGCGAATTGTGTTCAGCGTTTGCAACGGATTCATTTACATGCTGCACGTCCGGCCGGGCGTAACGAACCTACCATCGAAGGCATGCAAGGCACCCAACACATTCTCAATTTAGTCCACGGGCTGGGGTCGCAAGATCTATGTTTGTGCCTGATCTCTGGCGGCGGTTCGGCTCTGCTTCCGGCTCCGATCGATGGCCTATCGTTCGACGACAAACTGCGAGTCACTCGCCATTTGAGCGAGTCGGGGGCCAACATCCAGCAATTAAATGCCGTCCGAAGCTCCCTCAGTGCCGTCAAAGGTGGCGGACTAGCGCGCGCTTGCCAAGCTGGCTCACTGATCACTTTGATCATCTCGGACGTGATAGGGGATCCTTTGGAAACCATCGCCTCCGGACCAACGATCGTCAATTCCGATCCGGCACGACGTGCCGCGATCGCATTGCAAGTGTTGGAAGATTTTGACGTGGCGAGTTGCGGCACATCGGCAAATCTGGCCAACTCGATTCGTCGACAGGCAACGAATCAACCGACGACGGCCAGCACCAAGATCACGAACCTTGTGATTGGTAACAATCGAACAGCCACGCAAGCAGCCGAGCAGGAAGCAAATCGATTGGGTTATCGGGTAATTTTGTTACCCAGCGAATCCGCCAAGAGCTCAGCCGAACAAGTGGGCAGTTCACTCGTCGCCGCGATGCTGGAACGTCGTGAGCCGGGCATCAAGCGCTGCTGGGTCAGCGGCGGCGAACCGATTGTTAAGCTGGTGGATGCTTCCAGGAGGGGGTTGGGCGGTCGCAATCAACAACTGGTTTTGGCTGGCCTGCTTCAAATCATAAAGAGCAACTCCGAGACTCCTCTGCTGGCCGATCAACTGCTCTTGTCCGGTGGCACCGACGGGGAAGACGGCCCCACCGATGCGGCCGGCGGTTTTGTGGATGAGGCCGTTGCGCGACAAATGCTTGTTCAACAGCTTGATGCGGCTGACTACTTACGTCGAAACGACGCCTATTCATTTCTCAAACAAACAGGGGGACTGATACAAACCGGCCCCACGCATACGAACGTCTGCGATCTACGAGTTGCCTTGGTGAACGGCGCCGTTGACCGTTCTTGAAGGATCACGTTCCGCCCCAGCGATTTACTCGTTCACACCGATTACGAGCGCCACCGATTGTCCTGTTTGCGACTGATTTAGCTTCATGGCAAGTGGCTTGGTGACCGTTTGGGAAACCCCATGAATCACATTCACCGGGCAGCTGGAATCGGGAGTCTCATAATTGATCGTGGGCGGCACTTCCCTGTGTTGTAACGCCAGAACGCTGCCGATCAGCTCCACCGCGCCACCTCCAGCGCCCAGATTTCCAAACTGGCTTTTGAGCGCTGTGACGGACACATCACCTAACGCCTCGCGAATCGCATTGGCTTCCGCACGATCATTCTCGATGGTGCTCAACCCATGAGCATTGACGTGGCCCAGGTCGGAAGCATCGGCGCCGGCTGCCTTCAGAGCGTTTTGAATGGAGTTTTGAATGGCTCGCGACTTGAGCGACGGCTTCGTCGCAAACGAACTTCCAAATCCATGCACCACGGCCAAAATCTCCGCACAGCGCTGTTCCGCATGTTGGCGACTTTCTAGAATTAACGCCCCCGCGCCTTCCCCGTTGACCATGCCATCCCGATCCGCATCAAACGGTCGGCTCGCGGCAGCCGGTTGATCGTTTCGTTGCGAAAGATGCAAGGCGCCGCGATAAATCCAACCGGTAATTTCCAGACGTGTTCCCGTCCCACCGACAATCATCACGTCAGCCACATCACGTTGGATTGCACGTACCGCTTCATCCAAAGCAACCAGACTGCCAACTTCGCCCAGTACAATCGAATTGTTCGGTCCCCGCGCATCGTGCGCAATGGCAATATGACATGCAGCCATGTTGGGAAGATTCTTGAGCATCCAAAGGGGATACATCCGATTTGGAAAACTCTCGCCGAACTGCTCAAAGTTGAACTCGCCATCCGGGCTGCTACCCCGAAACAAATCCTCATAGTCGTTGATGTCGCCATACAACATCTGACTGCCAAACACGGCACCTTTCCGCTCGGGATCCGTATCGGATTGAGTCAATCCTGAGTCGGCGACGGCCAACGCCGCAGCCGAACAAGCGGTCTGAATTTCACGGCACATGACCTTCAAAGCTTTTCGCGGCTTAATGTATTGCTTGCCGTCAAAATCCTTCAACGAGGCACCAATATCGACCGGCGACTCGCTCGAAGCCAGAAACTCTAACCGCGTCACACCACTCTGCGATTCGCGCAGCGACGACCAGAACGGCTCACGCCCAACCCCAATTGGGCTGACGACGCCAATACCTGTTATCACAACTTGACGTGATTGGTCCATCAACGGATCAACGGGAACCCGGAAAAAGGCGAACAAACCTGCTTTAAATAGCAGAGACGGACTCATCGTAGCTAGGAGCATCCACAACCTCAAGGCATGGCGAAGCGCCGGAAACCCCAGCTGCCTGTGAAACGTTCACGCTCAACCGTCTCACGGCTCGAGCCAAGCCAATGTCAAGGTGTGAAAACACCATCTTGAACATCGAAATTCCGAGAGCTGGAATCTGAGTGAATCACAACGTTTACCGAAATTGCAGGGTTGGCAATCCTGGCAAACTTTGACAAGCCCGAGCATCGGCTGCCAGGCGACATTATCCACAAAACCCACCTCAACGGTCGATTCGTCCGGAAGAAGTATGTCGGTTACGACAGGCGTGAAAGCTTTTTTTTAGGAGCAGCAGGTCGTTGAACCGATGAGCCTTGTTATTGTTCGAAAGGGTTTGCCAGAACCTTTAGGGTGCGTTGGCGATCGCTGACTCAAAGTTTTGCAAGCACTAAAATGAATCAAGCCTCGGATCACTCCCAGTTCTCGCTAACGGGTGCGAGACAAATTGTCCAAGATTGTTTTAAACCCAACCCCTGGATCTACTGGGGCGATTTCCTGGTTAGTTATAGCCTGGGAATGTTCTGCTTCCAACAATCGCGGGGAGCCGGCATGCTAAGCCCACATCAAGGCTTCACCGGCGAGTTCTCACAGCTTTTTTTCTTTTTTGCATCCTGCTTGTTGTTTTATCGCTGTGCCTTGTTCATCCACGAGGTGGTCCACCACCGAAACGGTGCTCTGCCGGTATTCCGCTTGGCTTGGAACTTGATCTGCGGCATTCCATTTCTCATGCCGTCATTTGTCTACTACACGCACATTGATCACCACCGTCGCAGCCACTACGGAACCGATGCTGATGGTGAGTACATCGCCATGGCGCACCGACGGCCTTGGTACATCCTGTTCTATCTGAGTTGGTGCCTCGTCATCCCAGTGGCCGCTGTCGTCCGCTTCTTAATTTTGACACCCATCGCCTGGACAATTCCCGGTGCTCGTGCCTTTATTCATCGTCACGCTTCCTCCATGGTGATGGATCCAACCTATCTACGTCCGTTACCGACAAAACGAACGAAGCGGATCATCTACCTGCAAGAAGCCGCTTGTTTTGCCTGGTGCCTGGGAGTTGCGATCGTGCCACCTGTGTTCCTGGGTCGCTGGCCCCTTCCCTTCTTGATCCACGGCTACTTAATTGCGGTCGTCATCGTGTTGCTGAACTCCATACGAACTCTGGGATCCCACCGGTGGACCAATCAGGGTGGCGAGATGACCTTTGTTGATCAGTTGACCGATTCCGTCAACTTCCCCAATTCACCGCTGACTAGCGAGTTGTGGGCCCCCGTCGGCTGTCGCTTTCATGGCCTGCACCATCTTTTTCCGTCGATGCCGTACCATCACATGGCAAAAGCTCATCAGCGGTTGATGGAACAGTTACCTGCCGACTCACCTTATCGCAAGACCGTGGGTGAATCACTGCCGGCCGTGCTGTTCAAGTTGTGGCAACGAAGCCGTAACACGGAAGACCCGGCCTCGGAAACCATTCGCCGAATTCCGGGAAAATCACAGCGGCAGCGTGAACAATCTGTCAAGGAAACTTAATCTATTTCCAAGGTTTTCACGTCAAGGGAGAGCGCTCCCGACGGGTCGGTTTTCTGTCAAGCTTGCGCCGTGTTATCAAAGCGGTTAAGATGGCAAGGGACGATGGGGACAGGAACCTGACTGTTTTCAGGTGATCCACCACGAGAACCCGATCCACTCGCGATTTAAGAAGTAGGATTCTGATGAAAAATTTGCTGACCGTTGTCGCTTTCCATTGTTTCCCCCAATTGGCGATTACGTTAATTGTCGTTTCCGGGATGGGAACTCTGTTTGCGGACGACTCGATTGGCTTGGTTCAGGAGCAGCCCCAGGAAGGCCGCTTCGTGAAGACTGATCGCGGCTACATGATCCCATACAAGGTGGCACTGCCTTACGCAGACGTCGAGTTCGAAATGATCCCGGTCGCTGGCGGCACCTTTTTGATGGGCAGCCCCGCAAGTGAGGACAACCGCGATGATTCCGAGGGTCCTCAACGAGAGGTGACGATCGAGCCGTTTTGGATTGGCAAGCATGAAGTCAGTTGGCGTAACTACAAACCGTACATGCGGATGTATGACCTTTTCAAGGACTTTGAGACGGAGGAGATACGCAAAGTCACGGACGATAACCGACTTGATTCGGTCACGGCCCCAACTCCACTTTATGAACCAAGCTTCACCTTTGTGAACGGAGACGAGCCAAATCTTCCGGCGGTCACGATGTCGCATTTCGCCGCACGGCAGTACACAAAATGGCTAAGCGGCATGGTCGATTATTTCTATCGCTTACCGACGGAAGCGGAATGGGAATATGCCTGTCGAGCCGGTACAAAGTCTGCCTATTCATTTGGAGACAACTCGGACAAGATCGACGAGTACGCTTGGTATTCCGACAACTCCGACGACACTTACCATCCGATCGGCGAGAAAAAGCCCAATGCCTGGGGAATTCACGATATGCACGGCAACGTGGCGGAACTTGTCCTCGATCAGTACCAAGCAGATGCCTATCAAAAAGGTGGCAAGTCATTAAACGGGGACGCGACCGTTGTATGGAGCACAAAAATGTTTCCTCACGTTGTCCGTGGTGGCAGCTGGTATGACGACGACGATCAACTTCGCAGCGCGGCTCGGCTGCAAACCGAGAATTGGCGAGAAGAAGATCCCAATCTTCCCAAGAGCCCTTGGTGGTTCACTGATGAACCGGCTCTAAACATTGGTTTCCGGCTCGTGCGTCCATTGAACGCTCCCAAGAACAAAGAAGCTCGCAACAAGTATTGGAAAATCGACAACGAAACGTTGCAGTGGAACGTGAGCGATCGCATGGAAGAAGGTCGGGGCGTGTATGGATTGTCCAACCCGGATCTGCCAGCGGCGATCGAGAAAAACAAAAAGCGTTAGTTGATTGCGATTACCGTGTAGTGGCTGGACGAGCAAATGGTCTAGTCGTGTCGTCCGCCCGCGGCATTCGCTTATCCGTTGAGCTTCAATTCGGTGAACTCTCGGATACGATTTGTAATGGCAGGCTCGACCGGCAATCGCTCCATGCTGCTGGCACCATAGAAGCCGGCCACTCCTTCAGTTTGATCTAAAATGAACTGAGCGTCTTCCGGTTCGGCAATCGGACCACCATGACAGAGGACAATGATGTCGGCCTTCACACGCTTGGCTGCGTCATGCATTTCCTGAACCCGAACAGCGGACTCCGCCAGGGTCAATGCCGTTTGTGCACCGATGCTACCCTTGGTCGTGAGCCCCATGTGGGCGATTAAGATGTCGGCGCCAGCATCGGCCATCGCGGTCGCCTCATCGGGATTAAACGCATAGGGCGTCGTCAACAGGTTTAGTCCGCGGGCCTGGCGGATCATAGCGACCTCCAGACCATAACTCATTCCTGTCTC
The sequence above is drawn from the Pirellulaceae bacterium genome and encodes:
- a CDS encoding beta-ketoacyl-[acyl-carrier-protein] synthase family protein, with amino-acid sequence MLLATMSPSLLFKAGLFAFFRVPVDPLMDQSRQVVITGIGVVSPIGVGREPFWSSLRESQSGVTRLEFLASSESPVDIGASLKDFDGKQYIKPRKALKVMCREIQTACSAAALAVADSGLTQSDTDPERKGAVFGSQMLYGDINDYEDLFRGSSPDGEFNFEQFGESFPNRMYPLWMLKNLPNMAACHIAIAHDARGPNNSIVLGEVGSLVALDEAVRAIQRDVADVMIVGGTGTRLEITGWIYRGALHLSQRNDQPAAASRPFDADRDGMVNGEGAGALILESRQHAEQRCAEILAVVHGFGSSFATKPSLKSRAIQNSIQNALKAAGADASDLGHVNAHGLSTIENDRAEANAIREALGDVSVTALKSQFGNLGAGGGAVELIGSVLALQHREVPPTINYETPDSSCPVNVIHGVSQTVTKPLAMKLNQSQTGQSVALVIGVNE
- a CDS encoding DUF4147 domain-containing protein, with product MTVQLREDGLQIWNRGVTAVDSEQLVLDNVKVDHQSLTIGAQTWPLHQIRRIVVVGAGKAGAGMARGLEGALGAQILAEKQVSGWINVPANCVQRLQRIHLHAARPAGRNEPTIEGMQGTQHILNLVHGLGSQDLCLCLISGGGSALLPAPIDGLSFDDKLRVTRHLSESGANIQQLNAVRSSLSAVKGGGLARACQAGSLITLIISDVIGDPLETIASGPTIVNSDPARRAAIALQVLEDFDVASCGTSANLANSIRRQATNQPTTASTKITNLVIGNNRTATQAAEQEANRLGYRVILLPSESAKSSAEQVGSSLVAAMLERREPGIKRCWVSGGEPIVKLVDASRRGLGGRNQQLVLAGLLQIIKSNSETPLLADQLLLSGGTDGEDGPTDAAGGFVDEAVARQMLVQQLDAADYLRRNDAYSFLKQTGGLIQTGPTHTNVCDLRVALVNGAVDRS
- a CDS encoding fatty acid desaturase, whose amino-acid sequence is MNQASDHSQFSLTGARQIVQDCFKPNPWIYWGDFLVSYSLGMFCFQQSRGAGMLSPHQGFTGEFSQLFFFFASCLLFYRCALFIHEVVHHRNGALPVFRLAWNLICGIPFLMPSFVYYTHIDHHRRSHYGTDADGEYIAMAHRRPWYILFYLSWCLVIPVAAVVRFLILTPIAWTIPGARAFIHRHASSMVMDPTYLRPLPTKRTKRIIYLQEAACFAWCLGVAIVPPVFLGRWPLPFLIHGYLIAVVIVLLNSIRTLGSHRWTNQGGEMTFVDQLTDSVNFPNSPLTSELWAPVGCRFHGLHHLFPSMPYHHMAKAHQRLMEQLPADSPYRKTVGESLPAVLFKLWQRSRNTEDPASETIRRIPGKSQRQREQSVKET
- a CDS encoding phosphoenolpyruvate hydrolase family protein, whose protein sequence is MGRFQREDILRRLREKVKNGTPIIGGGAGTGISAKLEEAGGIDLIIIYNSGRFRMAGRGSLAGTMPYGDANAIVMEMANEVLPVVQRTPVLAGVCGTDPFRQMDLFLQQVTDAGFSGVQNFPTVGLIDGNYRANLEETGMSYGLEVAMIRQARGLNLLTTPYAFNPDEATAMADAGADILIAHMGLTTKGSIGAQTALTLAESAVRVQEMHDAAKRVKADIIVLCHGGPIAEPEDAQFILDQTEGVAGFYGASSMERLPVEPAITNRIREFTELKLNG
- a CDS encoding SUMF1/EgtB/PvdO family nonheme iron enzyme, yielding MKNLLTVVAFHCFPQLAITLIVVSGMGTLFADDSIGLVQEQPQEGRFVKTDRGYMIPYKVALPYADVEFEMIPVAGGTFLMGSPASEDNRDDSEGPQREVTIEPFWIGKHEVSWRNYKPYMRMYDLFKDFETEEIRKVTDDNRLDSVTAPTPLYEPSFTFVNGDEPNLPAVTMSHFAARQYTKWLSGMVDYFYRLPTEAEWEYACRAGTKSAYSFGDNSDKIDEYAWYSDNSDDTYHPIGEKKPNAWGIHDMHGNVAELVLDQYQADAYQKGGKSLNGDATVVWSTKMFPHVVRGGSWYDDDDQLRSAARLQTENWREEDPNLPKSPWWFTDEPALNIGFRLVRPLNAPKNKEARNKYWKIDNETLQWNVSDRMEEGRGVYGLSNPDLPAAIEKNKKR